The Ziziphus jujuba cultivar Dongzao chromosome 5, ASM3175591v1 genome segment CACTGTACTTCAAAAAATAGGTTCTCAATTTATCTCTTGGTTTTACCACTACTATACCAAAACATGCATGGATTTTGTTCTGCTTTTTGTgtctttcttttaatttgtttttcaccttcttttttttttttttttttcctcttcaagATATGAATTATGTTGTTTGTTGTGTCCTCCACCACCCCCTCCcccctctctcctctctctctctccccccctttcccactatttcttttattttttatctcctAATTTAAGGTGATTTTCGCCGGTCTAATTTATTCATCTTTAaggtgattttgattttgaaattggagAGATGTTGGTAACTAAAATTGTATATTATAAGAACTCAAAATTGGGATGCAAATCTCAAAACTCCCTAACCATTCCATCATTTCCTTACGCTGTTCtttgtctttctctttttctattcattatttctattttccctgattttaaatattcctTTCTGCAGAGCAAAGACCAGAGATTGGTAAATTAAGAAGTAACTGTTCTTTTTCAATCCGTTCAAAAGGTAGCACGCAACTTGAGACATTGAAAAAACTTGGTGGAATGTCATTTCCTTGATTATCTATTAGAGAATTGAAGCGTAGTTTAGGTATGAATTGCACCTACCATTGCCCCacctttttcttaatttgtcaACCAAAAATACTATTCGAATTCCATACCACAATATAAAATCAGTATTGATAgagtcatttatatatatatatatatatatatattaaatcacTTTGAATTATTGGGACGTATTGAACAcactgcaatatatatatatatatatatatattaaatcattttgaaCTATTGGGACGTATTGAACACACTGCACagaaacacaaaacaaaaataaaaataaataatgttattgGGCTTGATGGGGATGTGCATATAACCTATTTATATGAATTATCTGATATTTCAGTCATTTTAATTCAGGTGAGGCTTATGCTAGTTTATGTTATGTCATTTTTTAACCTTGAATTAGGCATAAATAGTTTTAAGACCGTATAAgtcatgtaatatatatatgtatatataattattattacaaggtgatttcaattttttttttttttttttttgggagaacaACATggtgaatatttatatatacagattTCAACTttgcataaatatatagtatataatggTGGCAACACCAGCTAATGTCTGAAAGGTGAGGTCCTTGTGCTCAAGTTCAGGGAACATATGGTCTTGTCTTGTTTTAGACAGATTTTAAAATGGGTGTTCCGGTATAAGCTTTTACCCCTTGTTTGGAAGTTGAATTCTAAAtattaatgaagaggaaaaaataataaaaaataaaaaataaaaaatcaatgaaaaGAATGTCTCTGATGCtttcatcaaaaattaaaaatataatatacatgtcCACATTTTTTTGAAATCGATTCCATTTTGAAAGGAATtgtgaaaactattttaaaatgttctttaggcatagtttttttttttttttttttttaatatctatatagGGGTGGGGAGGgggagaaattaaaaaaaagtcacTGTTATATAAAAGCTAATTTTCGTTCAGAATAACGGCTAGTTTTAAGGCAACACATAACGGAAAAAATGATGGTAATAAATAAGAGATAGAGTTGAAGATGCAAaagcaattaattaaaatcatattgCACTCACTTTGAAACTGTCGAAGAAATTTTTGCAGTCCTTAGCCACCAAAACATGTAGGATATAGGGCCTTTTTTTTCATGTCTTAAATTGTTACATCAATTACCCCGTcagtttcttttattaatttatttattattattattttttagttatttacttTTGCCAGCAGATTAACATTCATGCAGCTTCAAGTCTTTAAACTGGGTTCAATAGATAAAATTACTTATAGTTTCATGAGGAGGATCTAACTGTATTATTCAAGTCTAACCTCATTACATTTggctttatttaaaattaattggattaaactTGGCTATTAGTCTAATTTAGGGTAAATTCAAATTGTACTTCactttctataaaaataaaaaaataaaaacaaaaacaaatagagACATTATATTTCACTTAAATTGAtagaattatatttgaaattgttcGATCCAATTTTGTTCTTCATGAATATATCATGAAATATCTAGTTAGACATGactcattttttttcaatataaatttcaacatttaataaataaaaataataataatcttaatAGGACGTTGATGAAACAGAAATCATGCATGCTGATGATGaaggaaataaattaaacatgATTCTTATCTTTTCGAGAAAGTGATTAATTTCAACGCATTTGGTGTTTCTTTTTGTACAATCACCAAACATagctaattttctaaaaataaaaaatcattaataagcacctttattattattatttttttcctgtcAAACACACTATATAGATGGTGCTGTATGTTTTTAGAAGCACTTTTAGGCACTTTTTAGGTTTTATATCACATTTGATGATATTATTACTTgatttccttttttatattgGATGTTGGGAGATTTTAAGATAACAAAATGGAAGTACTGCAGGACAACAAATTCTATTTCTAAAGTagtaagatatatttttttgcataaaaaatctattttaaactaattatatatgtaaataaatttgatatgagGTCGGATCGTTGAAGCATAGGGAATGGAAAATATAcagtttatattttatatggtgAAAAATTAACCGATCTTGGtcgaaataattaaatataaattgcaAAACGATATTAAAATCAATGTATGTAGCGGGTATTCTTGACTACTTGAGGTCAATGGAACAATGTACTTGTTAAtgaaactttttcttttcttttctttttttctgtttttttttttttttaaatttatcgaTGAAAGTCCGACAAATTTGTTTGAGTACTAGTATTCCAGTGCAGTGAGCCCATAGGTTGGCCACTaaaatttatttggtattttaataatagcGGGATACATCCGTGCACACTCTACGCGGTGAAATTTGGTTTCTGAAAACGGTAATAACCATGGATTCACCAACGGAAAGACAAATACTACAGTTACAGGGACAAGTCCTGAATCATCCAAATTATGGTGGGGGAAATATTGGATCATTTCCTGATAGAGCAATCGAGCATCAATAATGATAACAGAAAAtacatgtattttattttctttttttctttctttttgtttaaacaactgaaaatacatgtatatatatatatatatgtatatgtgtacatTTTATGACGAGAATTAATCTATATGTATGAACATAGTTGATCTATGGGAATTATATATAGGAGATGCAATAATATGGTAATTGTCTAAAGTTGACACagtttctattatatataagattttattcCAATGGCTACATTACCTACATAATATTCACTAAATCAAAACTGTGTACATATATAACAattcatattcatatttaatGGATCTGTCCAAATAGGATTTTTAATAGGTTTTGTCACCTTTACCATCAATTCAAGTTTGGCCTTGAAGGAAGGAATTGCTCTTGTAATGCAAGTTGGTTTCAACAATATAAATTCtacaaagttttttattttattttttaatcatcatgtgatgattttgaattttgagtccAATACCTTACACATGAATAGTGGATATCGCCATTAGATTGTCCCAGCAAAATCAAttcaataaagtttttttttttttttttaaaaaaagaaatagaacttttattcaataaaatttgattGTTACATAAAAGGCCTTCTTCCAACTAAATTAATTGATTGTTACACTTAGTGCAAAAACAAGCAATTAATGAGGAATGCATCTTCATTACGATTTCTAGGAACATATCTGTGCGTAGGAGATTTGTAAACTGCCTTCCCAATAGTTTGGCACATTGCATGCTATTTTTCCCTTCAAATGCTAAACATGATGATGAAACATACGGATAGTTATCAGGGAACCTGACTCCAATTCACAATTGAAAAATAACTCTCTAACAAAAGCCAAACCTTCATATAGAGCTATTACTTTGGTTGCTAGCGGATAGACTATGGAAAATAGGTTTTCTTAAAGCAGCGACCAACTCTCTATTATTATCTCTAGTAAGTAATAACCACAACAATACCAACTATCCCCTTAATAAAGTCCAGTGCCACatgcttataatattaataacataacCTGAAAGAGGCTGCTAGTCTAACTTGTTCTTGATATACAAATTTAGATAACTGGACATCAGCAAGCTCAGATTCCTCTACGAACATCATAGCTTTCTCTACCACGAAATCAATTGGAATATTTGgatttcaattatttaattggtttcaTAGGTTCAAATTGCCCAAAACAGATATATGCCATTTGATATATATCCCGCTTAGCAAAGACCCATCAATGATTGGGAACATGGTTCATGTTTTTTCGGTTTCATATGAAAAAGTTTAGTTTGTAACCAAATCCTCTTAGCCATCTCCATAAAATCATGGTATACAAATTTATCTGCCATCTGACACAAAGCACACCTGCTTTCAACACTAATCCTCCTATTGAGCtctccaaaagaaaaagaaaggttcACTTTATTTGGTTCATGCAAACTCCATTCTGATTTCTACCATACGTTTCCTACTTGGCTACTTGATTCAGCTCTAGCATAATTAATCTAAGAAATTTGTTTCAGTTTTCTTGTTATCCAATATGCTGATTTAACTAAGAATTTACTATTTTTGTGGTAATACCATATAAGTTTATCATCTTGATGTCGCCCTTCTTTTACTAAAGGCAAAATCAAATCTAGctcaaatggaagaaaaaaaaaatgacaagcaCTCTAAGCACCAAAAGGTGTAATTAAATTAGCCACAAATGGTTCAATAGGaccatttcaataataaaagttGTTATTTCTTCTAACAATGATCAACATTTGAATAttcccactaaaaaaaaaacacagatgCATTCATAATTGTTGTTTTTTGTAGTTTTAGATTCTTGTTTAAAAAGCTTGAAAGTAATTGTGAACATAAGGAGTTGATGGGATGATGTTTGGTGATGaagtgaagaggaagaaagcaagaaaaagaaaaaaaaggcaatagACTCGGCCGatgttttttcttgttttttatgggtgaaattattgttttacccctctttaatgatatataaatttaagatttcatgcaaaacaaaaaaaaaaagagattttatttggttttagagagagaaacagagaatTCTTCAAAATCCCCATCAATGGTGCAATGCTCTTGTTAATTAAGCTtgtaatttattcaatttaatgaGAATCGTCATCTTCTTACTTGTCCATGAACGTATATCATATTAATTGAACCATATAAAACTTTAtgtgtttttctctctctcgttttatatttatgtgcttatctttctctctctaaattttttttgaaaggttTGTTCTAAATCATCTATTGTATCTATATTTGCTTTTTTGTGCACTAGTTGTGGGTTGTTCGGTACttgtggtatatatatatatatatatatattactaattataCATAGGCTATATCTCTACAATAACGATTCTTGGGATGGAACAACCTTATATGCCATCCAACAAAGTTTTACATTTCAACCATTACTAATTCTATAAGGTTAAGCGATTGACGCTTGAAAAGCAAAACTTACATGGCAATTTATTACCAAAGGAAAACGTACATAGTAATTGAAGGGAATGTATAAAGTTGAAAATGGtggtgcaaaaaaaaaataaaacaatgtgCAAAGGAAATTGGGCTGTGGTTGGACTTAAAACAAAGCGGAATACCCAATTGGGATAAGAGAGTTAGGAAAAGCccaacaaaagagaagaaaaggcCGAAATAGGCTTCTAAGTACTAtgattttcctttccttccattTGTGCCGTGAAGCACAATGCAATAGCAAATAAAGACAGGTAGGTGAAATATATAATCTTATTaatcttatatatttttcaccTCCGAAAATACaacccaataaaaaataaaaaatgaaaatgcggTGCGATCGGCTGTGGCTTTGCCTTCTGGGGACCTAAACGAAAAATTTTTtaacagacacacacacacacacacacacactgttattttctttgttttctgacttagaaaaaggagaagaaggCCAACAAATAAACAGACGGCACCGAATCGATGCAGGCGAGGTGACACGCAACGCTTTCGGCTAAGCTTAGCCACGTTATTCCtccattcaattcaattcatttcGGACCTTCCTCACATACGCCGTCGTTTTGCTGTCGCGAAGCTGCCCTgcgattttgattttttgaatttttttttttttttgggtcaagggAGGTCCGTCACCCACATGTCTATTATGtctgattcttcttcttctttgcatTTTCCGATCCGATCACCATAACCCTATCACCGAATCACACacatacagagagagagagagagagagaattgggaaaaaaataaatttcttgtttttttcgATTTTCCTGGAAAGTATGCTATCGGATGATCATTTCTGATCATTACAGTAGAAAAAAATAGACAGAGAAAttgacagagaaaaaaaaagtagagaggATGCAGAGACGGAGTCCACCGAAGCACAGACACGATGGGACTTCGCCCCTGCCGCTTGGGATGGATTGGAGCCCTCCCCCTAAAAAATgggtaattcttttttttttttttttttaattttcgctATGCATTTCATTACCATTCACTGATAAACTCGTTTTACGAATTCATcacttttgggtttttttttttttaaaattttctctaaTTATTACTTCCTTGGGTCTTGTCGATCACTAACTCTGATTTAGTTGTTCTGGTAGTTTGGTCACACTTTGTGGGTCTCTGATCTTCTTGCTTAAacttcatttctttctttttctttttatttgtttttttttttttttccaatttgataacatttttggttttgtatgTAATCAATTAGTTGAAAAGGGGctaattatttcattttgtGATTTTTGAAACTTAATTGGGGGTTCTCATCCTTGGTTCTAGCTTTTTCTTTCTGATTCAGATTCCACCCACATTAGTCTATCCCTTATTTATATTCGTTTTCTTGCTATTTCAAATAAAGCCTCCAGGCTAGTGAAGAAGGGTTCCTGCTGAAGTCACTGTTATAGCTTTTGTTCCAAGCTCCATGTTGGTACTTGTAGTTTCAAGATTTTAAAGAGCCTAAACTCATATAGGGATGTCATCAAATTGGTATACGATGGTGGAAAGTGTTGTGGTCAATATAGAACTGTTTTTGAAGGTGTTAAAAGCATAGAAGTTAATCATAATCTGCAGAgagtttggaaaattttcttaAGAATTATAAAGTTGTTGATTGCATTTAACTAGCAATGGAGAAGGTTTAGTAGtttcatcttttatttttatcatattgtATGGACTTTTTCCAATGTCATTTATGTGATGCTGAGAATGTTCTGTATTTTCCATGCGAGCTTACTTCAACTAGAAATGTTGAAAGTGTTCTTTAGTTTCTATGTTAGCTTCACACAAAATTGCATTGTTCTTTTGGCCACTTTGTATTGAAAGCTTTTATCGCATTAAGATTCTTAAGAATACAATTTTGTAACGTAATGGTGTTAAGGGTTTTGTTGCTTAATTGTAGGAGAATGTTTTCTTCTCACTGCATACCAATTTTTGAATactgtataaaattattttttaggaaggGCATGTAACCAACATGTTGGACAAGCTGAAGTTCTATGCGTTTGCAGATTGGATGCAGCAttctccaaaactcaaataagaaaataattatatttccgTTGTTAGACATGGCGGGCATGCTTTTGCATTAAGAGAGATTTGTCCATCCAAAAGTCTAAGTCTTTAGTTTTGTTTGCTTAGTCAATTGTAATCTTGTGATTGCCGAGATTTTGTTCTCTTTACGAGTTTGACTTCAGAATCTTTTTCTTATCCCAAAAGTGTGTAATATTTTTGCAGAATGGACCAGATACTGTTTGGCCACATGATCCTCGCACAGGATGGAGTTACTGTGTTACTATACCTTCCTGGGTTGTCCTTCCAAAATCAAGAGATTCAGATCCTGTAGTGGTACTCAAATTGAATGACTCTCCAGTGTTTATCTATGCCCAGGGTTAGATGTTGTTTATATCATCTTTTAGGATTTGATTTAATAATAGAGTAAATTCAGTTTGGGCTGTTACGTGATAAATGCAGTTTGGGCTGTTATGTTGATACTATTGCTTCAAAAAGCAATGTTACTTCTCCATACCACCATTAGTAATATATTGATAAGTAGGAGGAACCCTTATCATCTTTCAAAGTTGCCATGATTGTTTCTTTCTGTACATGATGACTGTCAATCTCCCACTCTTTGTTCTATGTGGGTAACTAAATTTATTAGCctgtttttggttttgaaaatttcatgaCACTGATATCAGGATCACTTTgaccaaaaattgattttaaggtGATTCTGTAATAGCATTAGGTATTCGTTTATGTGAAATTCATGGACCATAAGAATGCTTTAAAATGTGCAAAGAATCACATGTTAtgcaatttgaatattttttatttatttatttatttattttttttatgatcttaAGTTTGGTTAGTCTGGGTTATATTGCATTTCCATATTCTTGATGTTTTCCAGCTTGATCGATGTTGACATATGTCAATACGATCTGACATTATTACCTTGTGATATGTTGCTAGCTGTTCCAGAATGTAATAGGTACATTACTTAAAGGAATATCAAATTATATccagtttttttttccctacggCCTTTTATACGAATAAAATGTTGTTAACTTATTATTAGTTAAAGAATTAAATATGGCAAAATTCAAGCTGACTTGTCAATTTCGTCTTATTATCATATTGTAAATAGCCATGCCAGCCCTTTGTATATTCCTTTTTAACATTCTTAAGGAACAGTTCTACAGGGTTCACGTTGGTTTACAATCACCAGAAGGAATTACAACAACACGCGGAGTATTAAGAAGATTCAATGATTTCTTAAAGTTGTTCACTGATGTATGTCTACCTTTTTATCATGTGCTTTGGTCAACTCAAACTTGATTCATATTAGTGTCATACCAGTTCATGACAACTAAATTGTCTTTGTACATTATATGAGGCGAATCTTTCTTGATTTTCTCCTTCGACTTGCAGCTTGTAAGCGCATTCTTACATGTTTTAAACTTTCTGTTGCAGCTTAAAAAGGCATTTCCTAAGAAAAATCTCCCACCAACTCCACCCAAGGGACTTTTGAGAATGAAAACCCGGGCTCTCTTGGAAGAGGTAGGTAATTATTGTTACTAACGTATATTTGTTGTCTTATGAATACTTACTATACAATTCAAATTTGACCATGTTGCTTTCTTGAGTGTGTCATGCATATCTGTGTAATAAAGACCTTTTTTGTATAATTGAAGCGAATCTTTAGTTGCAATAATCACATGCACTAGAACACTAGATATGCATGCATTTTCAACTCTAATATTCTTAGAAAGGTTAGTGTTGTTGCAGAGGAGGTGCTCTTTGGAGGAGTGGATGACAAAGCTGCTGTCTGATATTGATATATCGAGAAGTGTTGCAGTGGCGTCTTTCCTTGAACTTGAAGCTGCTGCTAGGTCTTGTATGTGACTTTTTAGTACATTAAATGCACTATAAACCTTTTTACTTTTTAGACAGAGGGGATGTCTAGGGGAATAgaagtatttttttatgaagATTATAACTTTTTTGATGTTGGTTCCCCAATTACTATACTTTCCCAGCTTTCCAAGATGAAAATCAACACACTTCAGAAGCAAATTCACTATTATCGCCAAATAATCCAAGCTTACCTACCATTATCGGTGGTTCATCAGTCTCTCTGGATAATGGAAGTGATACTGCTTATGAGACATCTGAGGTAGGGACTCCAAGGCTAGGAAGGGATGACAATTCTGAGATTGGAGTGGAAGATCTTACATTAGATGAGGACTTAACTGGTCGCATAGAGAAGCTTGTGAAGTATGGTATGTCCAACATTGATGAGGGACTGTTTATGGGACAGACTATTTTAGAGCAGTTAGAAGGCCTTCCTAAGAATAAAGTGCATGGCAGGCATGTCAACAATGCTACAgggaagaatatatataatggaaatgCTTCTAAAAGTTCATTTTTAGCTGGTAGTGTGATGGAACTTCTCTCTGAGTCGGagcataacaaattaattggtCATGCTCGCAAGCTCTCAAATGAGAGTGTCGGAAGTGATGTAAGTTCCTTAAGAGGAAGTGAAATGTCCAATTATGGTATTCCAAATTCATCAGGCAATGGCTCTCTTGACCTTCTTGGAGTTGCTGAGGTTTCAAGCAGCATGGAAAGTCTTGGCAACTCATTGTTGCATACTTCAGGTGGTTCTCAGGTAGTCCTTCCATTGGATCAGCGCCCTAAAATGAACAGGGTTCTCTTGACCATGCAGCGAAGACTAGTAACAGCAAAAACTGATATGGAGGATCTTATAGCAAGATTAAATCAAGAAATTGCAGTAAAGGATTATCTTTCGACGAaggtatttcaaaattttttatgtcaAACTTTGCACCTTTTGCTCCTCAATACTTTTGCGGGgcaactaattaaattttgactTGTGTTTATCTTGCTTATAAGTGATGCATTCCAAGTTTCGTAAGGAATCTTTGTATAAATTTCTCATAAACTAGTTCTTTCATGCATTTTTTGCTGTCCTTGTTCTGAATGAATGACACCACTTTGTAACCTCTTAAATATACAATGGATGAAATGAGTGTAATATAGTATTAGTAGGCTCATATTGGTTGTATCTATCACTACTCACTTCTTTTTTATTCATGTCTGGTTACATGTATTCCCCTTTCATGTCACCTTTGAAGAGATTATTGTTTCGTTAAAAATCTTTGGTAGcctttttctgaaaaaattgtGTAGAATTTGGAAGGGGCATAATTCATATTTAACTTTTCATCTTAAGAAGAATcatctataattttattttgtttaatgttttatatgttgttttcttttccttttttttttttttttttttttttttttgtttgggtggGGGAGAAGAAGGGAGGGGGGCGGAAAGCTGTGTTTGGGAGGGCACATTGTTATACCATTTTacttatgtttaattattttagtgtTCGTTAATATCACTTGAATCTGTCAGCCTTTGTATCTTGGCCTTTTTGACCTTTTTGTCCCCGTTATGGAGAGTGCTTGGTGAATAAAAGGACCAT includes the following:
- the LOC107421165 gene encoding PX domain-containing protein EREL1 isoform X1, which encodes MQRRSPPKHRHDGTSPLPLGMDWSPPPKKWNGPDTVWPHDPRTGWSYCVTIPSWVVLPKSRDSDPVVFYRVHVGLQSPEGITTTRGVLRRFNDFLKLFTDLKKAFPKKNLPPTPPKGLLRMKTRALLEERRCSLEEWMTKLLSDIDISRSVAVASFLELEAAARSSFQDENQHTSEANSLLSPNNPSLPTIIGGSSVSLDNGSDTAYETSEVGTPRLGRDDNSEIGVEDLTLDEDLTGRIEKLVKYGMSNIDEGLFMGQTILEQLEGLPKNKVHGRHVNNATGKNIYNGNASKSSFLAGSVMELLSESEHNKLIGHARKLSNESVGSDVSSLRGSEMSNYGIPNSSGNGSLDLLGVAEVSSSMESLGNSLLHTSGGSQVVLPLDQRPKMNRVLLTMQRRLVTAKTDMEDLIARLNQEIAVKDYLSTKVKDLEVEVETVRQKSKENLQQAILVERERFTQMQWDMEELRRKSLEMELKLKSKSEKEEKSYTESMMNSTVEEKDMLLQELDSSKDQLENLLRQYEELEAKSRADRKVLVKEVKSLRNSQTKLEHELDKSQKEKFEAEKLLQQAKQNSSQAETARKKLLHECKLLHHGLQECNLSFPSEDEEKSIFYSSSFADALDLLATSDDRISLLLAEAELLAQDNGAATSDLEEGCDMVNDAIRADDELRKVLADIIVDNARLRKQVNSVIRHALQTDMSNKDEEAFPRKNCTK
- the LOC107421165 gene encoding PX domain-containing protein EREL1 isoform X2 → MTLQCLSMPRFYRVHVGLQSPEGITTTRGVLRRFNDFLKLFTDLKKAFPKKNLPPTPPKGLLRMKTRALLEERRCSLEEWMTKLLSDIDISRSVAVASFLELEAAARSSFQDENQHTSEANSLLSPNNPSLPTIIGGSSVSLDNGSDTAYETSEVGTPRLGRDDNSEIGVEDLTLDEDLTGRIEKLVKYGMSNIDEGLFMGQTILEQLEGLPKNKVHGRHVNNATGKNIYNGNASKSSFLAGSVMELLSESEHNKLIGHARKLSNESVGSDVSSLRGSEMSNYGIPNSSGNGSLDLLGVAEVSSSMESLGNSLLHTSGGSQVVLPLDQRPKMNRVLLTMQRRLVTAKTDMEDLIARLNQEIAVKDYLSTKVKDLEVEVETVRQKSKENLQQAILVERERFTQMQWDMEELRRKSLEMELKLKSKSEKEEKSYTESMMNSTVEEKDMLLQELDSSKDQLENLLRQYEELEAKSRADRKVLVKEVKSLRNSQTKLEHELDKSQKEKFEAEKLLQQAKQNSSQAETARKKLLHECKLLHHGLQECNLSFPSEDEEKSIFYSSSFADALDLLATSDDRISLLLAEAELLAQDNGAATSDLEEGCDMVNDAIRADDELRKVLADIIVDNARLRKQVNSVIRHALQTDMSNKDEEAFPRKNCTK
- the LOC107421165 gene encoding PX domain-containing protein EREL1 isoform X3 gives rise to the protein MTKLLSDIDISRSVAVASFLELEAAARSSFQDENQHTSEANSLLSPNNPSLPTIIGGSSVSLDNGSDTAYETSEVGTPRLGRDDNSEIGVEDLTLDEDLTGRIEKLVKYGMSNIDEGLFMGQTILEQLEGLPKNKVHGRHVNNATGKNIYNGNASKSSFLAGSVMELLSESEHNKLIGHARKLSNESVGSDVSSLRGSEMSNYGIPNSSGNGSLDLLGVAEVSSSMESLGNSLLHTSGGSQVVLPLDQRPKMNRVLLTMQRRLVTAKTDMEDLIARLNQEIAVKDYLSTKVKDLEVEVETVRQKSKENLQQAILVERERFTQMQWDMEELRRKSLEMELKLKSKSEKEEKSYTESMMNSTVEEKDMLLQELDSSKDQLENLLRQYEELEAKSRADRKVLVKEVKSLRNSQTKLEHELDKSQKEKFEAEKLLQQAKQNSSQAETARKKLLHECKLLHHGLQECNLSFPSEDEEKSIFYSSSFADALDLLATSDDRISLLLAEAELLAQDNGAATSDLEEGCDMVNDAIRADDELRKVLADIIVDNARLRKQVNSVIRHALQTDMSNKDEEAFPRKNCTK